One genomic region from Gemmobacter aquarius encodes:
- a CDS encoding chlorophyllide a reductase iron protein subunit X codes for MTLDIPNLKDFDTRLRDEAHEEPTLEVPSAPPTKKTQIIAIYGKGGIGKSFTLANLSHMMAENGKRVLLIGCDPKSDTTSLLFGGKACPTIIETSTRKKLAGEEVKIGDVCFKRGGVFAMELGGPEVGRGCGGRGIIHGFELLEKLGFHDWDFDYVLLDFLGDVVCGGFGLPIARDMAQKVIVVASNDLQSLYVANNVCSAVEYFRKLGGNVGVAGMVINKDDGTGEAAAFAKVVGIPVLASIPADDDLRRKSANYQIVGTHATQWGGLFTELAENVADAPPLRPKPLTQDGLLGLFDAETTGADFVLVPATDTDMRGKFAGVVKSLEVVYDNV; via the coding sequence GCATGAGGAGCCGACGCTCGAAGTGCCCTCGGCACCCCCAACGAAAAAGACGCAGATCATCGCGATCTATGGCAAGGGCGGGATCGGCAAGTCCTTCACGCTGGCCAACCTGAGCCACATGATGGCCGAAAACGGCAAGCGCGTGCTGCTTATCGGCTGCGATCCGAAATCGGATACCACAAGCTTGCTGTTCGGCGGCAAGGCCTGCCCCACGATCATCGAAACCTCGACCCGCAAGAAACTGGCGGGGGAAGAGGTCAAGATCGGTGACGTATGCTTCAAGCGCGGCGGCGTCTTTGCGATGGAGCTGGGCGGGCCAGAAGTCGGCCGTGGTTGCGGCGGGCGCGGGATCATCCACGGGTTCGAGTTGCTGGAGAAACTCGGGTTCCACGACTGGGACTTCGACTATGTGCTCCTGGATTTCCTTGGTGACGTGGTCTGCGGCGGCTTCGGTCTGCCGATTGCCCGCGACATGGCGCAAAAGGTCATCGTGGTTGCCAGCAACGACCTGCAATCGCTTTATGTGGCGAACAACGTCTGCTCGGCGGTGGAGTACTTCCGCAAGCTGGGCGGCAATGTCGGTGTGGCCGGCATGGTCATCAACAAGGATGACGGCACCGGCGAAGCTGCGGCTTTCGCCAAGGTGGTGGGGATTCCGGTTCTGGCAAGCATTCCTGCCGATGACGACCTGCGCCGCAAGTCGGCCAATTACCAGATCGTCGGCACCCATGCGACGCAATGGGGCGGGCTGTTCACCGAACTGGCCGAGAATGTCGCCGATGCGCCGCCGCTGCGGCCCAAGCCTTTGACGCAAGACGGTCTTTTGGGCCTGTTCGATGCCGAAACCACGGGGGCGGATTTCGTGCTGGTCCCCGCGACAGACACCGACATGCGCGGCAAGTTCGCCGGCGTCGTGAAATCGCTGGAAGTGGTCTATGACAATGTTTGA